One stretch of Oceanidesulfovibrio indonesiensis DNA includes these proteins:
- a CDS encoding PAS domain S-box protein: MSSTHSGNSNLPPDADHTDGEATLSDCQEHIATLAAQNRSLRDTLEAYELLDTASLELMAIVDRDGIFKFVNKVYERAYGLKREDIIGRHLSDIIQGDVYETVMLPHLERAYQGETVSFQNWFSHPGLGHTFREVICVPMDEYCRLGDVIIYSIDITKRREAEQELRASEEQFRTLVEGMQDGLGVVDTECRLVYVNPRFCEILDRDKDELIGNLFTDFIDAESAERFLMHQEVRRKGISDDYEISLTCADGTERCLRARGQPLYDKDGNFSGSLGLLRDITLRREVEAALRESLRFSRSILDSLVSHVVVLDRDGNITDVNKAWQDFAKENSGSGGSIQVGGNYLEQCRTAVDSENAEDAASAQAALEGIRSVLDGASNFFSMEYPCHAPRQKRWFMMRVSPLQTKAGGAVITHMDVTRERLAKNALQRTRDQLEDRVRERTKDLSSANAELQSAYQELLRANEKLRSEVVQRRKVEKELATSESRYKMLYENAGDGILIFDDAGYVVESNMQLRKLLGREKESLRGVHIGTLVDPEQLSSQPLRMASLLAGEKVLSERNVVTSDGRLIPTEISSKRLADNIILAIVRDVSAKKEVEQALRLSEKRYKSLFEDNVMVMLLIDPESGAIIDANQAACEYYGLPRERLLEISLMDIAIRDPGELLGNLRRAVRNDAHKFLCNHRRADGEIRHVEIFSGPHVLNDRTLVVASVHDVTRRTRAEALAREKEALLQRILSLMKIGIFIIDDEQRRILDFNKVSTKMFSLPSREGVLGQTSQSVLFPMLRDADTHKELRDRDLDVDNARNRELYLTTSDGLSFPVLFNAFPLVQEERQNIILTFLDISERKELERQLTHAQKLESIGQLAAGIAHEINTPTQYVSDNARFIKDAFSDILKLVERLMAFLDSCKESHGENEKTRELDDLAEEVELDFLREEVPKALDQSLEGLDRISSIVMAMKKFSHPGESGMKHTDINDALENTLVVSRNEWKYVAEVETDFDRSMAPALCFPDDLNQVFLNVIVNAAHAIAEKVEGTDQKGTIRIATRDAEKYVEITISDTGSGIPEKHRGRLFDPFFTTKRVGKGTGQGLAISYSVVVDKHGGEIFFDTVEGEGTTFHIRIPKKTTGDS, from the coding sequence ATGTCTTCGACACATTCCGGGAACAGCAACCTTCCCCCAGACGCCGACCACACGGACGGCGAAGCCACGCTCAGCGACTGTCAGGAACATATCGCCACCCTCGCGGCGCAGAACAGATCCCTGCGCGACACCCTCGAAGCCTACGAACTGCTCGACACAGCATCCCTGGAGCTCATGGCCATCGTGGATCGCGACGGAATCTTCAAGTTCGTCAATAAAGTCTACGAACGGGCATATGGGCTCAAGCGCGAGGACATCATAGGACGACACCTGAGCGACATCATTCAGGGCGACGTCTACGAAACCGTCATGCTGCCGCATTTGGAGCGCGCCTACCAGGGGGAGACTGTCTCGTTTCAGAACTGGTTCTCCCATCCCGGGCTCGGGCATACCTTTCGCGAGGTGATCTGCGTCCCCATGGACGAATACTGCCGGCTGGGGGACGTGATCATCTACTCCATAGACATCACAAAGCGCAGGGAAGCCGAGCAGGAGCTGCGCGCCAGCGAGGAACAATTCCGAACGCTTGTGGAAGGCATGCAGGACGGCCTCGGCGTGGTGGATACGGAATGCAGGCTCGTGTACGTGAACCCGCGCTTCTGCGAGATTCTGGACCGTGACAAGGACGAACTGATAGGCAACCTGTTCACCGACTTCATCGATGCAGAGAGCGCTGAACGGTTTTTAATGCACCAGGAGGTGCGGCGAAAAGGCATCTCCGACGATTACGAGATATCCCTCACCTGTGCGGACGGCACCGAGCGCTGCCTCCGCGCGCGGGGGCAGCCGCTCTACGACAAGGACGGCAATTTCAGCGGTTCCCTGGGGCTTCTCAGAGACATCACCCTGCGCAGGGAAGTCGAAGCCGCTTTGCGCGAAAGCCTCCGCTTCAGCCGCTCCATTCTGGATTCGCTGGTTTCCCATGTGGTGGTGCTGGACCGCGACGGCAACATCACGGACGTCAACAAAGCATGGCAGGATTTCGCCAAGGAGAACAGTGGAAGCGGTGGCTCGATCCAGGTCGGCGGGAACTACCTGGAGCAGTGCCGCACGGCCGTCGATTCTGAAAATGCCGAAGACGCCGCCTCTGCGCAGGCGGCCCTGGAAGGAATCCGGAGCGTTCTCGACGGCGCGAGCAACTTTTTCTCCATGGAGTATCCCTGCCACGCCCCCAGGCAGAAACGCTGGTTCATGATGCGCGTTTCGCCTCTGCAGACGAAAGCCGGCGGTGCGGTAATCACGCACATGGACGTCACGCGGGAGCGACTGGCCAAGAACGCCCTGCAACGCACCCGCGACCAACTGGAAGATCGCGTGCGCGAACGCACCAAGGACCTGTCCTCCGCCAACGCCGAGCTTCAATCCGCGTATCAGGAGCTTTTGCGGGCCAATGAAAAGCTACGCAGCGAGGTGGTCCAGCGACGCAAAGTGGAAAAGGAACTGGCCACCAGCGAAAGCCGCTACAAGATGCTCTACGAAAACGCCGGGGATGGTATCCTGATCTTCGACGACGCAGGCTACGTAGTGGAGTCCAACATGCAGCTCCGTAAGTTGCTCGGTCGCGAGAAGGAGTCCTTGCGCGGCGTGCATATCGGCACCCTGGTCGATCCGGAGCAGCTTTCGAGCCAGCCATTGCGGATGGCCTCGCTGCTTGCCGGCGAAAAGGTTCTGAGCGAGCGGAATGTCGTCACTTCGGACGGGCGGCTGATACCCACCGAAATAAGCAGCAAACGACTTGCCGACAATATCATTCTGGCAATCGTCCGCGACGTTTCCGCGAAAAAGGAGGTGGAGCAGGCCCTGCGGCTCAGCGAAAAGCGCTACAAGAGCCTGTTCGAGGACAACGTCATGGTCATGCTGCTCATCGATCCGGAATCCGGCGCTATCATCGACGCCAACCAGGCGGCCTGTGAATATTACGGCCTCCCCCGGGAACGCCTGCTCGAAATTTCGTTGATGGATATCGCCATCCGGGATCCCGGCGAGTTGCTGGGCAACCTCAGGCGCGCCGTCCGCAATGACGCCCACAAGTTCCTCTGCAACCATCGCCGGGCAGACGGCGAGATACGCCATGTGGAGATATTCAGCGGCCCGCATGTTCTGAACGATCGCACGCTGGTGGTGGCCTCCGTGCACGACGTCACTCGCCGAACCCGGGCCGAGGCCCTGGCGCGGGAAAAGGAAGCGCTGCTGCAGCGCATCCTGTCGCTCATGAAAATCGGCATCTTCATCATCGATGATGAACAGCGCCGCATCCTGGACTTCAACAAAGTGTCCACAAAAATGTTCTCCCTGCCCTCGCGCGAGGGCGTACTCGGACAGACAAGCCAGTCCGTGCTATTCCCCATGCTGCGGGATGCGGATACGCACAAGGAGTTGCGCGACCGGGATCTGGACGTGGACAACGCGCGCAACCGAGAGCTGTACCTCACTACCTCCGACGGGCTATCGTTTCCAGTGCTGTTCAATGCTTTTCCCCTCGTTCAGGAAGAGCGCCAGAACATCATCCTGACGTTTCTGGACATCTCCGAACGCAAGGAGCTGGAGCGGCAGCTCACGCATGCACAGAAGCTGGAGTCCATCGGTCAGCTCGCCGCTGGCATTGCGCACGAGATCAACACGCCTACCCAGTACGTCAGCGACAACGCGCGCTTCATAAAGGACGCCTTCAGCGATATTCTGAAACTGGTCGAGCGCCTTATGGCGTTCCTCGACAGTTGCAAGGAATCCCACGGCGAGAACGAGAAGACCAGGGAGCTGGATGACCTGGCAGAAGAGGTGGAGCTCGACTTCCTTCGCGAGGAGGTGCCAAAGGCCCTCGACCAGTCCCTGGAAGGCCTGGACCGCATATCCTCCATAGTGATGGCCATGAAAAAATTCTCCCATCCAGGCGAGAGCGGCATGAAGCACACGGACATCAACGACGCCCTCGAGAACACGCTCGTAGTGAGCCGCAACGAGTGGAAGTATGTCGCCGAGGTGGAAACCGATTTCGACAGGAGCATGGCACCAGCTCTCTGCTTCCCGGACGATCTCAACCAGGTGTTTCTGAACGTCATCGTCAACGCGGCCCACGCGATCGCCGAAAAGGTGGAGGGAACAGACCAGAAAGGCACGATCCGCATAGCCACACGCGATGCGGAAAAGTACGTTGAGATCACCATTTCCGATACGGGCTCCGGCATTCCGGAAAAGCACCGCGGCAGACTGTTCGACCCATTCTTCACGACAAAACGGGTCGGCAAGGGCACCGGGCAGGGACTGGCTATCTCCTACTCCGTGGTCGTGGACAAGCACGGCGGCGAGATATTTTTCGACACGGTGGAAGGCGAAGGCACCACATTCCACATCCGCATCCCGAAAAAAACCACGGGGGATTCGTGA
- a CDS encoding flavodoxin family protein yields MKVLGISGSPRKDGTTARLVHKVLEATGLDFEFISLAGKDVRPCMFCLGCARDNVCKIKDYVSTVRESLVEAEAYVVGGCNMWSTLNGLAHNFLERFYQFHHLDQNPNTGKVGVAVGVGAENGRPPAVLISSMFQEFGIRPLGSVVAKGVYPCYTCGVGDTCTISNVQGLDAHGNIDMSRKPCLDTQPDVIGHARRMGERIAAALSSDSSGC; encoded by the coding sequence ATGAAAGTCCTCGGCATAAGCGGCAGCCCCAGAAAAGACGGCACGACTGCGCGCCTGGTGCACAAGGTGCTCGAAGCCACCGGCCTCGACTTCGAATTCATATCCCTGGCGGGCAAGGACGTGCGCCCCTGCATGTTCTGCCTCGGTTGCGCCAGGGACAATGTCTGCAAAATCAAAGATTACGTCAGCACGGTGCGCGAATCGTTGGTGGAGGCCGAAGCATACGTCGTCGGCGGCTGCAACATGTGGTCGACACTGAACGGTCTGGCCCACAATTTTCTCGAACGATTCTACCAGTTTCACCACCTCGACCAAAATCCGAACACAGGCAAGGTGGGCGTTGCCGTCGGCGTCGGCGCCGAAAACGGCCGTCCACCGGCGGTACTCATCAGTTCCATGTTCCAGGAATTCGGCATCCGCCCCCTGGGCTCCGTTGTCGCAAAGGGTGTGTACCCGTGCTACACGTGCGGCGTGGGAGACACCTGCACCATATCCAACGTCCAGGGTCTCGACGCACACGGCAATATCGACATGAGCCGGAAACCCTGCCTGGACACGCAGCCCGACGTAATCGGGCACGCCCGCCGCATGGGCGAGAGAATCGCAGCTGCTCTCAGTTCTGATTCCAGCGGCTGCTGA
- a CDS encoding DNA polymerase IV, translated as MARRIMHVDMDAFFASVEVLDDPSLAGKPVIVGGRERGVVSAASYEARKYGVHSAMPSATARRLCPHGVFVKPRGHRYGELSDIVMQTLANFSPILEKASVDEAYLDVSGTEKLFGPPAELARKVKEAVREATGGLTCSLGIAPIKFLAKIASDVNKPDGVFIIEAHEVAGFLKTLPIGDIPGVGKRGRDALAKIGVITAGDVTRYSEEFWITRFGKWGSVLYDRAQGLDPRGVTTYRAPKSEGAETTFAKDIWDKAELKRILWGLCENVGRRLRRDNNLGRTVTLKLKDVDFRNITRSRTLDEPINTDERIYKTAADLLDKERLTKKIRLIGVTVSNFQQTSYQLKLDLDGEREKSRRYEVIDKTVDEIRAKYGREGLVRGRSLGGSKAAADDQD; from the coding sequence ATGGCGCGACGCATCATGCATGTGGACATGGACGCCTTCTTCGCGTCCGTGGAAGTTCTGGACGACCCGTCCCTGGCAGGCAAGCCCGTTATCGTGGGGGGGCGGGAACGCGGCGTTGTATCGGCAGCGTCCTACGAAGCGCGCAAGTACGGCGTGCACTCGGCCATGCCCTCTGCCACAGCGAGGCGGCTGTGCCCCCACGGGGTGTTCGTCAAACCGCGAGGCCACCGTTACGGCGAGCTTTCGGACATCGTCATGCAGACGCTTGCCAACTTCTCGCCGATTCTGGAGAAAGCCTCGGTCGACGAGGCGTATCTCGACGTTTCGGGCACGGAAAAACTTTTCGGACCGCCGGCTGAGCTGGCCCGAAAGGTGAAAGAAGCCGTGCGCGAAGCCACGGGCGGGCTCACCTGCTCCCTGGGAATAGCGCCGATCAAGTTTCTGGCCAAGATCGCCTCGGACGTGAACAAGCCGGACGGCGTGTTCATCATCGAAGCGCACGAGGTGGCCGGGTTTCTCAAAACCTTGCCCATCGGCGACATTCCCGGCGTGGGAAAACGCGGCCGAGACGCCCTGGCAAAAATCGGCGTCATCACGGCCGGCGACGTGACGCGCTATTCAGAGGAATTCTGGATAACCCGCTTCGGCAAATGGGGCAGTGTGCTCTACGACCGCGCCCAAGGGCTGGATCCCCGCGGGGTGACCACCTACCGCGCCCCCAAAAGCGAAGGCGCGGAAACCACGTTTGCCAAGGACATCTGGGACAAGGCCGAACTCAAGCGCATTCTCTGGGGGCTGTGCGAGAACGTGGGCCGCCGGCTGCGGAGGGACAACAACCTTGGCCGCACCGTGACCCTCAAGCTCAAGGATGTTGATTTCCGCAACATCACCCGCTCGCGGACCCTGGACGAGCCCATCAATACGGACGAAAGAATTTACAAGACCGCCGCCGACCTGCTTGACAAGGAGCGTCTCACCAAGAAGATACGGCTCATCGGCGTCACGGTCTCCAATTTCCAGCAAACGTCCTATCAACTCAAGCTGGACCTCGACGGCGAACGCGAGAAGTCCCGTCGCTACGAGGTTATCGACAAAACCGTGGACGAAATACGCGCCAAGTACGGCCGCGAAGGACTGGTGCGCGGCCGTAGCCTGGGCGGTTCGAAAGCGGCAGCGGACGATCAGGATTAG